A window of Mixophyes fleayi isolate aMixFle1 chromosome 10, aMixFle1.hap1, whole genome shotgun sequence contains these coding sequences:
- the RRAD gene encoding GTP-binding protein RAD: MTLNRSDRIKSLEKRRGSMPFAVHQQLHRRSMPVDDKELHGSSPAGELSKLLRCPSYNPTDEQRESWASDSSDSVISSGSDSEDHLFKVILLGEHGVGKSSLARIFGGVEDLHDVEEAGNTYDRSIMVDGEEASLLVFDIWEQDDTHWLHNQCMKMGDAYVIVYSVTDKASFEKASELRIQLRRARQTEDIPIILVGNKSDLVRSREVSVDEGRACAVVFDCKFIETSAALHHNVKDLFEGIVRQIRLRKDSKEDNARRMASSKRRESIGKKAKRFLGKIVAKNNKKMAFKQKSKSCHDLSVL, translated from the exons ATGACTCTGAACCGCAGTGACCGGATCAAGAGCctggagaagaggagaggcagTATGCCCTTTGCGGTCCACCAGCAGCTTCACCGGCGGAGCATGCCGGTGGACGATAAGGAACTGCACGGAAGTTCTCCGGCGGGAGAGCTCTCTAAGCTCCTCCGCTGTCCCTCGTACAACCCGACCGACGAGCAGCGGGAGAGCTGGGCCTCCGACTCTTCCGACTCCGTCATCTCCTCGGGAAGTGACTCTGAGGATCACCTGTTTAAGGTCATTCTGCTTGGTGAACACGGCGTGGGGAAATCCAGCCTGGCCCGGATCTTCGGGGGTGTGGAGGACCTCCATGATGTAGAGGAAGCCG GAAATACATATGACAGATCAATCATGGTTGACGGAGAGGAAGCCAGTCTTCTCGTCTTTGATATTTGGGAGCAG GACGACACTCACTGGCTCCATAACCAGTGCATGAAGATGGGAGATGCCTACGTTATTGTCTACTCCGTGACGGACAAAGCAAGTTTTGAGAAGGCGTCCGAGCTCCGAATTCAGCTGAGGAGGGCACGCCAAACCGAGGATATCCCTATCATTCTAGTGGGAAATAAGAGCGATCTGGTGCGGTCACGGGAAGTGTCTGTAGACG AGGGTCGTGCCTGTGCCGTGgtatttgactgcaaattcatcGAGACCTCTGCCGCTCTCCACCACAATGTCAAGGACCTCTTTGAAGGCATCGTCCGTCAGATCAGACTCCGCAAAGACAGCAAAGAGGACAACGCCAGGAGAATGGCCAGCAGCAAGAGGCGGGAGAGCATTGGGAAAAAAGCCAAGAGATTCCTTGGCAAGATCGTAgccaaaaataataagaaaatggCATTCAAGCAGAAGTCCAAATCGTGTCACGATTTATCTGTGCTCTGA